Genomic segment of Lagopus muta isolate bLagMut1 chromosome 3, bLagMut1 primary, whole genome shotgun sequence:
CCATGTCTTCAGATCCTCTCAGAAAACAGCCCCTGTTCTGAACAATTCTGTTTCCACTGTAGGAAGAGATTCACAGCAACCATGACCTGATCCATACTTACCGTCAGCATATTATTAATGATATGAATCAAACCAACCTTCATCTCTTTGTCAACTCTTACAACAGGTAAACGTATTTACCTGATTTTTAACTGGAAACTGTTTTAAGAGGCTGTCCAGCTCTTTTTCAGCCTGTGTTATTTGTGTGGTGGAGTTACTTGTTTTCCCCCCTTATGAAATTCTACTTGATATGCACCTTTAGGGATCTCAGGTGTTTTGCTTATGAGAGAAGGTCTTCATGTGTTTATGGGGAGACAGATGGTACATGTGGACATTGATACTTCAGTTTAAAAGTGTTTCACTATCAGTTATGGAGATTAACGTATCAGATTAACATATTGTGAGCATCTGTGCTTTCTGTAAACCAGAATTTGGAAGCATCTGTTAAATTTCAGCGTgtcaaaaatatttgtcttcttcattttctttagtcGTCGAGACCTAGAGATTGAGCGCCCTGTTCCTGGATTAAATGTTGTCACCCTTCAGTAAGTGTTTTATTTCCCATCAGTTCACTTGTATGTGGTGTGAGCCGAGAGATGGAATCTGGGTGCATTGCATGGACACTATAGGGCTGTAGCTGAGTTTCTGGCAAGGTCCTGTAGCTTCATCTGGGAGCTGAATTGTTGTGAAGTCAGGGACATTCAGTACGGAGAGTTCCCCGTTTCAAACTTCAGAGACACATTAACTACATAGACAAGTAGTGCCTGCCATGTACTGTGTACTGCGAACTCCGTGCAAAAACCAGACTAGGTGCTAAAAAAGTACTTAGCCTGGAAGTCTGTCCTCGTTAAAGGGAACTACAGCTCTGGATGCACTACAGCCATGCCTACCCAACCAGAGAAACATAATCAAAACCAATTTGAACAACAAAGGAAAGTGAAACAGGTGTAAGAACGGTTATCTACCAGATTTTCTGCTGGTAGCTTTTTACTTACACAGCATCTTGTAAATGAAATAGTTTTCCAGTCCTCTACTGATCTTTAAACATGGGAAACATTCGCTCATCTGCCAAACTGGTTGGAATTGGCTTACAGTCCAAAAGTTAGAACTGGGGGAGCATTGGGGAGAGGGATGAGACTTTGAGGCTGATACTCACGTTCAAATCCTTattgatttgaaaaaaaaaaaaaaagagtgatgGGAAGGGCTGATTGCCACAAGATGAGAAAAAGGACAGGATCTCAGGCAAGGCGTCAAGGCATGTCTGTGTATCTGCACTTCTGCTGTGTGGGTGACTGAGTACTGGCATTGgatgtccagagaggctgtggggtcttctccttggagatcttcaaaagctgcctggatgtggtcctgggcCCCCTactctgtgtgtccctgctTCAGCAGTGTTGGGCCAGCAGATGGatccagaggtccctgccaacctcaaccattcaGAGTGTGTAATATGGGGTGGTTTATGTGTGCCAGGAACACACAACACATAATTTTCATACACCTGCCTTATCCTTTCCAGGGCACAAAATGAAGCTGAGGGCTGCATCACAGAAATAATACAGCTTTTGTATGCTTCCTTGCAGGTGCCCTGTGCTCCTGGTAGTTGGTGACAGCTCCCCAGCAGTGGATGCTGTGGTGTGTATACTGAACCCTCATCAACACAGTGTTGCTAGGCAGGTGACTCAAGATGCTTAGCCAGCCCAGCaaagctcccagcagcacagcaatctTGCCAGCCATCGAGTCAGCCCAAATGACAGTCCCCTTTCAGACCACGGGAGAGCTGCCATTATTCCTAACTGTTTGTGCCCTCTGTCTGTGCATCATTATTTAATAGCTCCCGCATTAAGAACAATTGCCACAGCAGTTCCAACgaactgcaaatattttcctttagagAGGGATCTGCTGCTGGTATCTGAACTTGTTCTGTGGCATTGGAGTCCTGCCATGGGTCACTATGGAAGCGAAGAGCTTCTATTTGTCTATTATTACTTGCCCCAGATGACTGAGTGACTTCAAGTGCTGTGCCCTAACAGGCATAGCCAGCCTGCTGGCTGGTGGCCACGTGGCTGCTCACCACTTGGGACGCTACCAGATGACCCCAGATTACAAGATAAACAACCCTTGTTGCCACAAGAGTGCCAGAcacgtgaaaaaaaaaaaaaatcacaagccCTAGCTAATGGATTTGTTTTATGCATGGCAAAGAATACAGTTGTAAATGTGAACTGACACTTGTTCAGCTGTATACAATAAGattatatatagtatatatgtATTGTCTTTATGCAGAAGCCTAAGGTACCAAAGTTAGTCTGCATTAAGCCAGAAACCAATGTTTTCAGCAAGCAGTTCATATTTTTGTATCTTGTTACCATGCCTTACCCTGCACTTCTTTCACATAGGTTGAATGCAATTCAAAGCTGGACCCAACAAGAACAACACTTCTGAAGGTAATAAGAGCTGTTTCTTTTAAACTTCACATTCtccttatttaaaatataatggaTTAATTGAAAGAGCCAGACCACTGCGACGCAGTAGAGGTGGCACAGTGAAATTTCTGATGTGGAAGGGTAGTGCCTTCAGGATAATAAAAGGGAGTCTATGAGAAAGATGAGGACAGATAATTTAacagagtctgttgtgataggactaggggaaatggtttcaaactaaaatagaAGATTTAGACTGTATATAtggaaaaacttttttacaagaagggtgatgagacactggaacaggttgccaagagaGATGTAGCTTGccccttcctttcctgaagACATTCAgtgtcaggttggatggggctctgagcagcttgctctagctgtaggtgtccaagttcagtgcaggggagttggactgggtgacctttaaaggtcccttccaaatcaaatgatTCTACGCTTCTGTGAATATTCTATTGGGATAAAACAAGCTGGGAGCTTCTTGTCAGTGCTAACAACAGGGAACCTCACAGCCCCTCTATTCTAGAACACCAGACATGAGACTTAGAATGCTCAGTGTTTCACATACCCATAATGAATCTGAccagagctggcagagctggtgTTTGAAAAGGGCTTCAGAGGggtgaaaatggaaaacaaccCACTCTATTTTCCTCTGCACCTCAGCAAATTTATAAGATGAGTAGGGAACTGATCTATCTCGCGTAGTATTGACATCCTGCCTTCTGTGCAGACACAATGCAGGACAATTTATATTTGGAAAtaacttctgtattttccaaaaAAGTTGGTAAGTTGAGCCAACAAAACTGCAAAGAATCATGTAGTCTTTGGTATTTGGCATTCGTAGTATGGATGCAATCTCTAACTCATTAATGATGCTTAAAGTATGATGATTATAATAGCACACAAATGTTGACACAAACTTGGTCATCCTTCTACTGGGAAATTCTAACGACCTCTCTTTATTAAACTCTCCAGAGGAAATGATAGTAGgcaattatattttaaattatttttcctcctaatGTTGGGGAGTTCCAACTCTGACCTACTACATGGCCATGGCAGATTTATCCTAAGGAAAAATCTGACACTGTCTCTAACACTTGTCAGTGACCAGCCTTTGCCCATCCAAGGATACGACTGATGCTAGAACCTGCTGCAGGCCTGTTTTGCTGCTAATTAATCCTAAATAGGATTTGGGGTTTCCTGTAATTCACAACTCAGCTGTTTTCAGCTTGTGGTGTTCCTTGGAACAGAACTGTTTTTGTTGGGATGACGTCGAGGGGTGGAGTGGCAGGAAAAATGAAGTGCTCCAAAAATATTGCATGCACTCAAGATAGCTTTCTAATTTGGctttctctgcttccctttGCAAGTCAGGCTGATGCTTGCCATCCACAATCTCAGCAAGTGTTTTTACCTCACCTCTGAGATTTAGGCAGTTGTTTTCTCTCCCCTGTCATTAAGGTCAATACTGCATCGCATTACTGTAATTCAGAACTGGAGATGTAACCAGGACTATCAGGCTAGTTTCTAAGAAAGTGATCTCTTCTtatcaaaaacatttatttgtagCTCTAGCTGATGCTTTGCCTGAGGGTCAAATAGCTTCAGAGGTTTTCTGGGGTGCAGTCGTTGCTTTCATGAATGCTCAGCTACTTGCTTTAGTGCACTCTTCTACATGTGTGTTACTCgtacaagaaaaggaaatgctttcctgCCAGATAGCTAAAAAGGTCATTTTAGTGTATCCTGAGCACAAATGAGTTCCTCTGGCAATATTCTAACTGTTCTCATCCTCATTTCAGATGGCTGACTGTGGTGGGCTCCCTCAAGTTTCCCAGGTATGATTTGGCTGACGGAAATCCTACTAATCCTGTTCTGAAGTGTGCCAGGTTGCAACAAATGGGTGTTTTCCTCCGGGGTACTTGCTGTTCCCAAATTTCAGCCAAAAGGGTGGTTATGATTACTTGAATAATTGAGTCAATTGGtcatctcagcttttttttctttaaagaccAATAAAGCTCAGAATTAAGAATAGAAGGGGTTATTGTTTCCACTAATTAAGTCTTAACCAAGAAAAGGTTTGATGTGGGAATGAAAAGATATTATTTTATGCCTGTCTACTAAGCTAACATAGATTAAGGCTTGTGCACTAGCATTTTCAAGCTGAATTTTTACTTGGACTATTTTTAGTACAGATCAGGAAGGGGGGAGGCAGGGAATAACAATGCCGTGTTCTCATGTACACTGGCCTGACTTGACTGAGAATGAAGTggaatttctgaaatatgtttGGGTACAATTTTGGGGACTGATCGTGAAACCAGGCTGGAAAAGTTAAAAACGTACTTATGCTCTAGTTCTGCTTCACTAAAAATGCTGACCTATAAATCAGGTTCAGTCCGTACTTTGCTGCTGTGATAGATTCCGTTCTTTGCATTCATTCAGGAAAAAACTATGCCAAAAATATTAGCAGTATTTGCAAACTGAGTAACTGAGGTAGAGGCTGATCTGGCTGGTGCAttatcagcaaagaaaaatactgcaagatCATCAGTCATACAATTGTGCTTGGATATTTCCGCTTAGATTTTGCCCTGTAGAGGTAACTGTTGACTCTCACTGCTTGGATTTGTTCTCTGCTGATTTGGACCCAGTATGAAATGCCTCATATGAGGCGAGTTGTTTTACTTTGATTCATCTGCCTAAATAACTGCACTAGTAAAGTTTGGACTGGGCATAGACCACTTACAGTCACTTATCCAAAAATGTCATTCTCAAATGCTTGTCTCCTTCTGTTAATACAGTGGGGCAGAGAAGCAGATGAGGGAGGGCAATAGTGGCATTTCCtcatgtaaatgaaaaattcagGGGAATTCAGAAGAACCTAGAAAATACTTAATATGTCCTATGAAGGTCAGACATCTGTGGCATCTACCATACTGTAATATAACTAAATTGCTGATCACTGTGTACAgtaatcttctgtttttcttacagcCTGCAAAACTTGCAGAAGCTTTCAAATACTTTGTTCAGGGAATGGGATACAGTAAGTATTGGTATTGGAATGGTTCCTGTAGCTATCAAGTATGTTGGGCATCTAAGTATTCAGAGGGCCTTTTGATCACAGATATTTGGTCTTTTCCCTGTTGACATGCATttgcaagagggaaaaaaaaaagactaccATCAATGTCTTGGAGAGGGGTTTTGAGTCCAAATCATCTCATCAGATAGTAGGAAGCTTTGTAGATAGTTTTCTGTTGCAAAGTAATTCTCCAAAATAAAGGTGAAGTTCTTTTGCCCTTTCTTTATTTATCTGACTAACTGTATGTAATTCCCAGGCATCTCATCTAATCCATGTTTTCCTATAATCATTATTCATACTATTCTGTCAGTTCTTTAATGACCAGTAGGTTGAGGAAGGGATGCTTTTGTGTTTCAGAGGATGCATGAAGATATCCTTAAACTAAACGGCTTCATACCAAAGAGTGCAGGAGGCAGCGTTTCACAAAGTTGCAAAATATCTCTGAGGCTTTTGGTCAGATGTGTGATATGTGGATCCCAGCACAGGTTTGCAGGTGATCTACTGTATTGGCTACAGGGGAAACATTTGGtcctttcctttcatcttccaTTTTGCTCTCCAAGCCCTGAAAGTTAAGATGGCATAGTGGTGACTCCATTCAAGCGGAGTCTGAAGCAGCAGTCCTTTCACTGCCGAACTTGCACTCTCCAGCAAACTCAACTGCCTCCATAAGGAACAGGAACTTGGGGTTTTACACATGGTAAAAACAGTGCTTTAACTTCTATGTGTGAAGCTACCTTGAATACTGTATTCAACATGATGGGTAGTTAGGGCTGGAAGTAAGGCAAGGCTTTCTTCCAAGCTTAGACAGCAAGTTATTAATGAAAGTCAGACAGTTGGAGTAGAcgatcttaggggtcttttccaaccttaataattctgtgattctgtgattcttccagTGCCCTCTGCTAGCATGACCAGGCTGATGAGGTCCCGCACTGCTTCTGGCTCCAGCGTAACCTCCTTGGAAGGACAGAGGAGCCGGTCCCACACTGGGGAAGGCATGAGGAGCCGGTCCCACACTGGGGAGGGAACTCGGAGCCGATCCCACACTGGGGAGGGTTCCAGGAACCGCTCCCACACAGACACACGCATCGAGCTGACGCCGAATTCAGCCAGCAATGCTGAGCAATCAGGCCCCAAGTCCATGGAAGTGTCCTGCTAAGCGTGTGAGGGAGGTTTAAACTGGTCacagtttgaaaaaataaaggatgccCCTTGTGTATCACAAAAACATAACTGGTATTAATCTCAAGCTATTCTGTAGGATGAGCTCTGTTCTCCAGGGTCTGATGGGGaccaaagaaaagaagcatctCATTTGCTCTATTGTTACTCTTGTAACTCAGACAGTTGCTGCTATTTTGCCCTCCTTCAGTGGATGCCAAATTCAAAAGGAAACTTGCCAAAAGCCGATATGGTTGTAAACACTTCAGAGTCAAACCAGACTTGCTTAATATTCTTCTTCAAAATCAATTACTTGCCCCTTTATCTCTAATTCTCTTGAAGTAACTGGCACAATTTGAGATGAGCTtcaaagagagggagaaaatcaCTATTATGgatggcttgtttttttttttttttttttaaaaaaaaaaaaggaaacaaatgtgtTATGGCCTCATGTTGAAGCTGGAGTTGAATGCATTGTATATAGCTTGACTTCAAATGATAGAGAAGTTAATGTATCGTGCATTTATAGGCCTTCTAATTCATTAGTTTTCCTACACATAATAATATACTACTAAAATAGACAAATTTAATGTGACTTTAAGATGAACTAAATctttaagctttttttatttcacttttttgaGATCTAGGTCcagtcttcctttctttccccctttctaGACCCTAAAATCTGCTTAGCCAAGTGAGGACAGGATTAAATTTTATAAGCAAGGAAGCATCTCCTCTTTGGGATCTTGGGCCAAAGGGTTTATAGTGCTGCAAAAAAATGGTGTAGTCTGAGAAAGTAGGGTAGCCATACATGccaggaaagcaaaagcagattGATTTTTACTTCAGACAGCTTCCTATGTCTGCAGCTCAAGTTTTTGCGTCCAGCACAATTGAAAGACATTCAGAATCTGTAAGCACAGCCAGATCCAGCTGTTCTTTGTCAGGAGAGATGAATAAGTGTGAAATGGCATGTAATTAAATACTGTACATTCAACTATGGCTAATTACTAGATTTGAAACTGAGATCTCACTGGTGCTGGGAAGCATATTTGAGAAAGTGATGGAGCAACAGTACTGTAACTGCAAAATACAGTGTTTAATGACTTTGTAAATGTAATGATCTGCTGGTTCTGCATCTTTAAGTAGCTGCCCGATACCTTGGGTTACTTCTTTTGATGTTGGTGATTTGATATCTTTCTGCCAGTCAGATTTTCATAGTTGGATGTCCTTAAGTTTGTCCTTCAACAGGATGGGATTTCCTGAGTACTGAGTGCATACCTGCTGCATTGCAGCCCTTGCATAAACAAGGAAACTCAAAGACCATGCAGTTAAATGGCAGATGTTAATACTTTGGGATTGCTTGTTCAGAGGAATGCCATCTAGATTACTTTATATTGACTAACTCAGCTCTCGTGTAGGATATCTGTAATGGTTTGTGGGAAGAACAGACAATTTCAAGAGAGAATAAAGCTATTGTGTAAAGTCTATCAAGAAAAGTTTCTTAATgaagtatttgtatttatttcaaaacaaataaatttgtAACTTTGCAGTGTCGTGTGTCTTCATCTTTTACCAGGAGTACAACAAGCTTGCTTAATGGGAGCTTTTTCCTTGTCACTCCTTTgtagaaatgaaatcttttttcctcattctcccATTCCTGCCCTTCCCTACTTTCATgctctgagctttttttttttttttttttctccccactccAGTGTAGTATTTATACTAAGAAAACACGAAACATTCTGGTATGAAGTGTTACTGGCTGTTCAAAATACTAAAGgataatttcttctcagaaggagtggtgaggcactggatgCCCAGGGAAGTGGCAGAGTCACAGTCCgtacaggtgttcaagaaatgtggagatgtggcactgagggagaagagttaatgggcatggtggagatgagttgatggttgggctaggtgaccttagtggtcttttccaaccttaatgattttgtgTTTCTATACAATCCTGTCTTTCTCACAGGAATTGGTGTCTTCGTTACTGCACCCTTTCTTTCCTCAGCCTTTGAGGCTTTTGAATTCTGGGTGTGTGAACCTGCCTTTGGAGGTATTTTTGTCTGTTGACTGCCTTGCAGTTACCTCTCTGTGTTTCTAAGTACTGTTCTTTTTTGAATCTCACATTAAAACAGTAGGGATCCCCTCttccaaataattttgaaagaaaaccccaaacataaaagaaagaggaatctGAAGATGCAGGAAATAATTAaagcactgttttatttctgtccttAAAGCAGAAGTATAAATTTGCTTTCTCATGCCAATCTGGGTGCTGGCAGACTGGTTTTATGTACACTGGTGCTCTTGGAATCAGAATAGtttatgttggaagggacccttaaaggtcatctagtccaaatccctTGCAATAAACaagaacacctacagctagagcaggttgcacagagccccatccagcctgagcTTGAGTGTCCCCAGGAGCACAGGGCATGTAtcacctctctaggcaacctgttctaacacctcaccaccctcttaCCTAGGCACCATTGTAACATATTGGGAGTTTCAGGGATAGGGGGATTTTGTGGCTTTGCTGAAACAATTTTGATGCTCTTCCTGTATTTCGGAAAATGCTGTGATACA
This window contains:
- the NDRG1 gene encoding protein NDRG1: MSTEFQDAHLAEVKPLVEKEEAITRLLPDFDVQEQDVETMHGLVHVTMCGTPRGNRPAILTYHDIGLNHKTCFNPLFNFEDMQEITQHFAVCHVDAPGQQDGAPSFQAGYIYPSMDQLAEMLPGILKQFGLKSIIGMGTGAGAYVLTRFALNHPDMVEGLVLINVNPCAEGWMDWAATKISGWTNALPDLVISHLFGKEEIHSNHDLIHTYRQHIINDMNQTNLHLFVNSYNSRRDLEIERPVPGLNVVTLQCPVLLVVGDSSPAVDAVVECNSKLDPTRTTLLKMADCGGLPQVSQPAKLAEAFKYFVQGMGYMPSASMTRLMRSRTASGSSVTSLEGQRSRSHTGEGMRSRSHTGEGTRSRSHTGEGSRNRSHTDTRIELTPNSASNAEQSGPKSMEVSC